One segment of Panulirus ornatus isolate Po-2019 chromosome 33, ASM3632096v1, whole genome shotgun sequence DNA contains the following:
- the LOC139759517 gene encoding uncharacterized protein, translated as MTFWLLVALSCSSTPNTNGTSSEDPEAHGRLYVDDGVTPVDQNPRADQLQMTASAHHLTVTRVTSSDVISPGLCDTGLSTVIDIVRVYGVQTLTEVTVGGAVITSWSLNSDTDALTISNIGYDWCSNSPLDITWE; from the exons ATGACTTTCTGGCTCCTGGTGGCTCTGAGTTGCTCCTCCACACCGAACACTAACGGCACCTCAAGTGAGGATCCTGAAGCCCATG GTAGACTGTACGTGGACGACGGAGTGACACCCGTTGACCAGAACCCTCGCGCAGACCAGTTGCAAATGACCGCCTCAGCCCATCACCTGACGGTCACCCGGGTGACGTCGAGCGACGTGATCTCCCCGGGTCTGTGCGACACTGGACTCTCCACCGTCATAGACATTGTGAGAGTTTACGGCGTCCAGACTTTGACCGAG GTAACGGTGGGCGGGGCGGTCATCACCAGCTGGAGCCTGAACAGCGACACAGATgccctcaccatctccaacatcggTTATGATTGGTGTTCGAACTCGCCCCTCGACATCACCTGGGAGTGA
- the LOC139759514 gene encoding lysosomal alpha-glucosidase-like isoform X2, with protein sequence MFGKRLRQLYVLLLCLLLGLVVPYLLASYAFTGTSSETRGFCGLNVSYRFDCLPSSVPGENHCHSLGCCYDVMIQSDVYAPLCFHSVPSEYGYTIQKTKSSSSSSSSSSSAIRSKPVTYKMGDQQELTLNLTSLRDKTIFNTTAWPLQMKVQRQGDDLLRLLLWSPSNNEYVDDDFQPADAADAQLDVIVEEKEGGEFNITILRVATNETLIETVYGPLIYGEKYIEITSKIPTRDLYGLGQRDNIELSPNFDHRDRWALFSREDVAKTGATYGVHPFLMNFERSGKMYGLYLRNSAPVEVGVLPIPALVFRAVGGALDLRLMAGPSPRDVTRQYTRMVGLPALPPYWALGYHLCRTSSNSSEYESIVQAMEEAKIPYESDCIDARLNYPNSFSELSQEALQRIEDMKDAGRKFLLVQYPFLPVGSDAFNAAQNEQVLMEVSQANETLPYYGSVDGKAVAYPDYLDEDSFLKWLRNDPTITELYSHADGVLLFRNTPLNQAGLNYTAWIDPSGPNCTASTPENCCPRADLPFLPKGLWDLNTGTLCQATQHTSPNGDGLQIPHLEVHNTYGLYHQRRVRQMMEHVRKATRPLLTSQTTHPGSGVLGGYFGGFYPPDFVAQQRGLVQILEAGLYGIPMVGVPICGSVNYTSGELRSEWCLRAHQTAAFWPFMMSHYEYGHAPRNPPDFNKGFSNQLKYFVKQRYMILPYLYTLFYEAHKEGLPVVRPLFYEFPEDPGSRAVSRQFLVGEGLLVSPAFNSIGTDTSVQVQVHFPPGCCLPDDPSTTLKLT encoded by the exons gttcgACTGTCTGCCAAGTTCGGTGCCCGGGGAGAACCACTGTCACAGTCTTGGCTGTTGTTACGACGTGATGATTCAGAGTGACGTGTACGCCCCACTCTGTTTCCACTCCGTCCCATCAGAGTACGGCTACACCATCCAGAAGACCAagtcgtcgtcatcatcgtcatcatcatcgtcatcagccATCCGTTCAAAACCAGTTACTTACAAGATGGGCGACCAACAGGAGTTAACTTTAAACCTCACTTCCCTCCGTGACAAAACGATCTTCAACACGACTGCCTGGCCTCTGCAGATGAAGGTCCAGCGACAAGGCGACGACCTACTGCGTCTCCTTCTGTGGAGCCCATCGAACAACGAGTATGTGGATGACGATTTTCAGCCAGCAGATGCTGCTGATGCTCAGCTCGATGTTATCGTCGAGGAGAAGGAAGGCGGAGAGTTTAACATAACGATCCTCCGCGTCGCCACGAACGAAACCTTGATAGAGACGGTGTACGGACCGTTGATCTATGGGGAGAAGTACATAGAAATCACGTCGAAGATACCCACACGTGATCTCTACGGTCTCGGCCAGAGGGATAACATCGAACTCTCGCCGAACTTCGACCACCGAGATCGATGGGCGCTCTTCAGCCGCGAGGACGTGGCCAAAACAGGCGCCACCTACGGCGTTCACCCGTTCCTCATGAACTTCGAGAGATCCGGGAAGATGTATGGGCTGTACCTACGTAACTCCGCTCCGGTAGAGGTCGGGGTTCTGCCCATCCCAGCGCTGGTGTTCCGGGCTGTCGGAGGGGCGCTGGACCTGAGGCTCATGGCTGGCCCGAGTCCTCGAGATGTCACGAGACAGTACACGAGGATGGTGGGTCTGCCGGCCCTGCCACCGTACTGGGCCTTGGGTTACCACTTGTGTCGAACTTCCTCCAATTCATCGGAGTACGA GAGCATCGTTCAGGCAATGGAGGAAGCAAAAATCCCTTACGAGAGCGACTGTATCGACGCGCGGCTCAACTATCCGAACTCCTTCTCTGAGCTGTCACAAGAGGCGCTTCAAAGGATCGAAGACATGAAGGACGCCGGGAGGAAGTTCCTTTTGGTCCAGTATCCTTTTCTTCCTGTTGGGAGCGACGCCTTCAACGCGGCTCAAAATGAGCAGGTTCTTATGGAG GTGAGCCAGGCTAACGAAACTCTACCTTACTACGGCTCTGTCGATGGGAAGGCGGTCGCCTACCCGGATTACCTGGATGAGGACTCGTTTCTCAAGTGGCTCCGTAATGACCCCACCATCACGGAGCTGTACTCACACGCTGACGGCGTCCTTCTCTTCAGGAACACTCCCTTAAACCAAGCTGGTCTGAACTACACCGCTTGGATCG ATCCCAGTGGGCCGAACTGCACCGCATCTACACCAGAGAACTGCTGTCCGAGGGCAGATCTTCCCTTTCTTCCGAAGGGCTTGTGGGACCTCAACACCGGGACGCTATGCCAGGCTACCCAGCACACGAGCCCCAACGGCGACGGACTCCAGATACCCCACCTCGAAGTCCACAATACGTACGGCCTCTACCACCAGCGGCGAGTTCGCCAAATGATGGAG cACGTAAGGAAAGCCACACGTCCCCTCCTGACGAGCCAGACGACACATCCCGGCTCTGGGGTGCTTGGGGGCTACTTCGGGGGCTTCTATCCCCCGGACTTCGTGGCGCAGCAGAGGGGCCTGGTGCAGATCCTGGAGGCCGGACTCTACGGGATACCGATGGTTGGTGTCCCCATCTGCGGCAGCGTCAACTACACCAGCG GGGAACTGAGGTCAGAGTGGTGCCTTCGAGCTCACCAGACAGCGGCATTTTGGCCATTTATGATGAGCCATTATGAATATGGTCACGCCCCAAGGAACCCGCCAGACTTCAACAAAGGCTTCAGTAACCAGCTCAA ATACTTCGTGAAGCAGCGGTACATGATCCTGCCTTATCTGTACACGCTGTTCTACGAGGCACACAAAGAGGGCCTGCCGGTGGTGAGGCCGTTATTCTACGAGTTCCCGGAAGACCCAG GATCCAGGGCGGTTTCGCGACAGTTCCTCGTGGGGGAGGGGCTCTTGGTCTCCCCAGCCTTCAATTCCATCGGGACGGACACCAGCGTCCAGGTGCAggtccacttccctccaggctgCTG CTTACCTGACGACCCATCAACCACCCTCAAGCTTACCTGA